Genomic segment of Salvia splendens isolate huo1 chromosome 12, SspV2, whole genome shotgun sequence:
GAACGAGCTCCTTGAAATgagcctaaactttcaatgaagaaaaatgaagaagctCCTTGAAATGagctaaactttcaatgaaaaaaaaactcctgaatatgagtataaactatttatcaaagtgaagatcgtgcaagttatGTTTCGAAAAACTCGACACTTAACTTGAAGTGGAGTGTTGGAAATATAATATGAGAGTCTCAAGATTATGGGAAAGAGTAACTTTAGGGTTTCAAGGGAATATATCATTATTATGGTAGAGTCCCAAGTTTATAAGTCCCTAGGTACATTTAGTTCTCTAGTTCTATAAATATGAATGTACAATGTATCTCAAACGATTCAAATAAATCACAATGTAGTTTtcaagagttcttcaattttattttccgcattttactttcAACACAGTCAACAAGATGGACCTTATACAATACATCACCGGAACGCCAAAAATCACCTTGCTATTAAGTTAAACAACCATAGTCTCTACACATGCACCTAATTTATTGATAAATTAATAAGAAAGAACGCCAAAAAACTACCGCTAGCCATTTATAGACATACATGATCAAAATAAGCATCTATCTAAAaggaaaattaatataaatagaagaCTAGTCAAAAAAATAGACATTGTTTTTCacgttaattttttaataaaaatattttaaaaattatgttctttatttttgaaattttggttTCCAAATTAAAACTTTCCCAGTTCTATTATGTCTTTACTCTTACAACAAGTCCAATTTATTCTTATCAACTTTGCCTACACAAAAGAATGCGAGTTCGGGTAATAGATCAGAAGAATTGCGGTTCGAGTACATAATCATTATGTGGAGAAGTTGGAAACCAAAGTGTGTATTGCCACCATCAAGTAGGACTTGTGTCGTACTCAAAAAAAGTAATCTTTACATtaatctctttcttactttatttttttcatcaatttAACTACTCCATTTGTTatcatttatttaaaatgactGCGAAGAAGAAGTATATCCATTAGGGTAGGATAGATGGAGTATTAAGTTATCAATAAATTGGGTGCATGTATTAAGTTGAAGCTTTTTATTCTCACGGTCTGTGCTGTGCGCAGTTGATGCCACTCAATATTAGTACTATCAAGCAAGCAAGAATATATGTgtggaagaaaaaaaaggagagaaaaCCCTAGATCTTGCACAGAGGTCCAAGAAGGGTCAACAAACCTAGTCAGTAATTCTTTCTTCTTTCATGACTCTCTTACAAATTATGAAACGTGTCGGCCCCTCTGTCCGAGTCAACAATTCTTAATCCAAATACAAAAGCATCATTCTTGAACCAATACAAATTTGATAGAAAAATTTATTAATTCCAGATTTCCAGTTTAGTATAGCTCAGCTAAAGAccaaaaaataaactaattacAACTCAAATTTTAGAGAACACTTTCTGTGTATCCTTTCCTAAAGCATGCCTGTAATAACTGTCTGAATTTTGTAAGATTTTTCAGAATTCAATGGATAAGAATACAAGAAACAACAAATTCATACAGTATATAAAGATAGGGtttcatttatgaaaaaaataattatgctCCATGGATGATTAGTACCTAGTAGTTGCAAACTCATAGAGCTTGCCTCTGCTGGAGAAGATAATGAGGGCAACCTCAGCTTCACAAAGCACAGAAAGCTCATAAGCTTTCTTGAGAAGCCCATTTCTTCTCTTTGAAAATGTCACCTGTCTGTTTATCTTGTTCTCAATTCTCTTCAATTCAACTCTCCCTCTCCCCATTcttctcttttctcttcttttcaaggtgtgtgtgtatatatctatgataaagagagggagagagaagggAGGCGTGGTGCAAATGAATAATTTTGTTGGGGGGCCGGTGATACTGCAATGATCCTTGCCTTTATTATTGCTATCTGTCGTGTTTAATTTCTTACCATTTTCTAGCTCAGAGACCCCTGCTTTATTCGGCAACGTCTATGTGCCCTAATGTCTCCTCTTTGCGCAACTCAATTCACTTTTCTCCTCATATCACTTCCGATTTTGGTTAGACGTTTTTCTAAATACGTATGTAAATCACCTTGCTATTAAGTTAAACAACCATAGTCTCTACACATGCACCTAATTTATTGATAAATTAATAAGAAAGAACGCCAAAAAACTACCGCTAGCCATTTATAGACATACATGATCAAAATAAGCATCTATCTAAAaggaaaattaatataaatagaagaCTAGTCAAAAAAATAGACATTGTTTTTCAcgttaatttttaataaaaatattttaaaaattatgttctttatttttgaaattttggttTCCAAATTAAAACTTTCCCAGTTCTATTATGTCTTTACTCTTACAACAAGTCCAATTTATTCTTATCAACTTTGCCTACACAAAAGAATGCGAGTTCGGGTAATAGATCAGAAGAATTGCGGTTCGAGTACATAATCATTATGTGGAGAAGTTGGAAACCAAAGTGTGTATTGCCACCATCAAGTAGGACTTGTGTCGTACTCAAAAAAAGTAATCTTTACATtaatctctttcttactttatttttttcatcaatttAACTACTCCATTTGTTatcatttatttaaaatgactGCGAAGAAGAAGTATATCCATTAGGGTAGGATAGATGGAGTATTAAGTATATCCACCGGGCCCCCGAAAACTTCCTATAATCGGAAACCTTCACCAAATGTTGGAGATTAGAGAATATCTCGCAAAGAATGAAGAAGATTACCTTAAATCAGGAGAAGATTAGACGAGATATTTAGACGACAAATTAGGgagatttgattgaggaaatCTTACCATGTATAATACTCCCTAGGTCTATATATGATGTATCACTTCATTGTCAATATACAACACACAATTATACAATTCTACATGGCATCCGAGCAGGTTAGgctcagaaaaatatcatcatagcCCAAAAACATACCTCTCTCGACCGAAAAGGCGAGAAGACCAATCAAGCCAAAGAAATGGCAGATGAGAAACCAGAAATCGAACCTGTGGCCGAAAAGATCAGGTCGAGTAAAAGTGTTACCATAGCCTTCAAGTTGAATGGCTTGAACTATCCATTTTGGGCACGATTGATGAAAGTGTCCATAGGCGGCCGAGGAGTCTACCGCCACATATCAGGAGCACCACCTCCGCCACTGCCGACGGAGAAGGGATATTCCGATTGGGAGGAGATAGACCTAATAGTCTTCTCCTGGATAATCGACAATATGGAAACCAACCTCATCGCCGATTTCGCACATCACCAAACGGCGAAGGCACTGTGGGATACTCTCGCCGTCATTTTCGCAAGTTCGGTGGACTCATATCTCATATATGATCTGCGAGACAAGGCAAGCAAAATTATGCAAGGAGATTCAACATTAGAAGCCTACTGGAGCAGGCTACACGGGGCTTGGATCGACATCGATCGATGCCCTCAAAAAACCGTGAATTGCTGCGACAAAGGAGTAGCACAATACcgagacatcaaatccgaactAAGGCTATTTAAATTTCTCACCGGATTGAACGAGAAGTACGACTGGGTCCGACGCGAGATCCTCAAAGAGGACCCCTACCCCTCAGCCGACGTTGCATATGGGTGGGTGAAACGGGAGGCGGCTCGACTCAAGATCATGCCACCGGCATCCGATTCAACCTCCATCACTGTCGGAAGCGAGACATCATCGGGGGTCGGATTCGGATTTGGAGCTCGAGAGTACCGCCAACCACAGCCGCAAAACAGAGGACATCCGTCACCGATGCAACGCTCCGCCGCCAACCACCGGGGAAGCAACAAACCGGACAAATCCAGGCTCTGGTGCTCGCACTGCGGAatgcacaaacacacaaaggAAACGTGCTTCCAATTGGTGGGGTATCCAGAGTGGTGGGAAGAAGAGAAGGCTGGAAAAGCCAAGATTGCCGTCGGAACCAACAGCGGGGGAAGAAACCCGACAGAAGGAAGCCAAGAAGCGACGGGATTCCAGGAGAAAAGGCCGGAGACCGGCGGCCTCCCAACCGGCGGTGGCGGGCGCGGCGAGAACAGCGGCGGTGGGGGGAAGACGGCAGAGGCAATGATCGCCTCTCTCAGATTGGATGGAGGCGGCGATATTGGAGGTAAAGGGTTGGGGATtgagaaccctaaccctaataaAACCCTTATTGCTATTAAACCCTCATATGTCAAGTATTATGACAAATGCCCCCATCCCGAAAGTTATACAAAAAACCACCCCCAGCTCACTGATAATTGCGAAACAGACCCCATTTTATGCAAGAATTCATTTGCATGCTTAGAAAACTTATCATGTGCATTTGAGGCCCAAAATTGTGATATCAATGATGACACGggatggatttttgattgtggggccacCGACACTATGTCATATGACAGACGTGATTTTTTGGAGATTCATAAGACTCCTAAGTCTCATATAAAAACTGCAAACGGAGGAATAACACCAGTCGAAGGGGCGGGGACTATAGAAATTTTTCCGAATGTTCATATTCCCAACTGCCTTTATGTGCCTAAATTGTCACAGAAGTTAATGtcaattagtcatgtgactaaggaTTTAAATTGTACGTTGCTGATGCACCCAAACTTCTGTATGTTACATGATATCCGGACGGggaagattattggacgtggcactgagcgtcgtGGGCTCTATTTTGTGGATGAGATTGCTCGACAAGATGGTgcggcgatgcttgctcacggatccacTAATCAAGATACTTGGCTCTGGCATCGTCGGATGGGCCATACCTCTCCGGGTTATTTAAAATCTTTATTTCCTAAACTTTTTGTTCCTAGAAACTTCTCTTGCGAAgcatgtgttttggccaagagccaccgaAACTCTTTTAAACCAAATGATACTCGTGTTGACACGGTTTTTTCCTTgatacattctgatgtgtggggcccagtGCCTATAGGAACTAGTTCTGGTTTTAAATACTTTGTGATATTCGTGGATGATTGCAGTAGAACTACTTGGGTTTATTTCATGAGGCATAAATCtgaagtatatgataaatttttgCTCTTTTATAAAATGATCCAAACTCAATTCCAGACGTCCGTAAAAATCCTACGATCTGATAATGGGGGGGGAGGAATTTTTAAATAGTTCCATGACAAAAATTTTTGGCGAAAATGGGTTGATACATCAAACGTCCTGTTCCCACAcgccagaacaaaatggggtagcagaacggAAAAATCGAATCATCCTCGAAATGACTAGAGCCCTCCTATTTGATTCAAAGGTACCCCCatctttttggccagaagccgtaGCCACCTCCGTTTACCTCCTAAATCGCCTTCCCACTAAAACACTAAACCGAAAAACACCCATAGATCACCTTTCCACCTTAACCAAAATTCCCTCAGCCTTATCCCTACCACCTAAAACCTTTGGATGCTCCGTTTATGTACATGTTCCCAAGCATGAAAGGAACAAGTTAATTAAGTGCGTCTTTATGGGATATGGGATTAACCAGAAGGGCTATAGATGTTACGACCCCAAGACCAAACGGGTAATAaccaccatgaactgcaacttccttgaaaccgaattcttctaccaccttgggactcagggggagagtgtGAGACAGGGGGAGACCCAAGAAGATGACTCCCTTCGGTGGTATATGCCAAGTAACTTTGATTCGGATACAACAGGGCAAACTGGCACTGTTCATGAGCCGATCCTGTCCGCAGAAACGATCCCGACAATGCTTCCGCCGCGCTCCTCTGATCCAACCAAAACGGAATCCGAGGTAATATCTAGTCCGAATCATGATATTTCACATATTGTTCCTGACTCACCTAGTACAGAAGAAGAAGTGGGAGAAGATACTACAATTGACCAGGATACAGGGCAGTACGTGCTTCCTCCAAGGAATACGAGAGGGATTCCACCCAAGAGATACTCCCCTGAACGAATAGGGAGGAGAAGCAGATACTCGGTGGCTAACTTTGCAGAAGCCAACATATCTAAAATGGCAAAAGCATTCCATACAGCGCTCTATGAAGAGGAGATTCCTAGAACCTTTGAAGAAGCCTTCAGAGTCAAACACTGGAGGGCGGCAATGCTCGTCGAGATGAAAGCACTGAAACGAAACGGTACTTGGGAGGTCAGTCCATTGCCTGATGGGAAACATACAGTTGGCTGTAGATGGTTTTTCACAATTAAGCGCAGACCAGATGGAAGCATTGAGCGATACAAAGCTCGATTAGTCGCAAAAGGGTATACTCAGACTCAAGGAGTAGATTACtcggagaccttctccccggtcGCAAAAATGAACACTATAAGAGTGTTACTATCCATTGCAGCAAACAAGGACTGGCCACTTCATCAGTATGACGTCACCAATGCATTCCTTCATGGAGAATTGAAGGATCCTATCTACATGGAGGCCCCACCGGGCTTCACAGAAGAATTTGGACAAGGCAAGGTGTGCAAGTTAAAGAAAACcctatatgggttgaagcagtcCCCGAGAGCCTAGTTCGGGAGATTCACAGAAGTTATGAAACGATACGGCTATCAGCAGAGTAACTTCGACCACACACTGTTCATCAAGCGGAGAGGAGAGAAGATCACCTGCCTGATAATTTATGTGGACGATATGATCCTTACAGGGGATGATGCAGAAGAACTGAAGGATCTCAAGGGGCATTTGGCTacagaatttgagatgaagaatctaGGAGACCTCAAGTATTTCCTTGGGATCGAAGTGCTCAGGTCTGGGAAAGGAATATTCATCAGTCAACGGAAATATGTTCTCGACCTTTTGACCGAAATGGGAATGCTAGAGTGTAGACCAGCAGACACTCCAATAGTGCAGAACCATGGCCTTCAGATAATCAAAGGAGCAGCGTCAACCGATCGAGGTAGATACCAAAGGCTGGTAGGGAAGCTCATCTATCTATCCCACACTCGGCCAGATATTGCATATGCAGTCGGAGTgcttagtcagtttatgcataacCCACAGGGGGAGCATTGGGAGGCAGCACTTAGAATTGTGCGCTACCTGAAGGGAACAATCGGACATGGAGTACTATTCCGAAGAAACGGACATCTAGATATTCACGGGTACactgatgcagactgggcagggaaccctGTTGATAGGCGATCGACAGGAGGGTACTTCACATTTGTGGGCGGCAATTTGGTCACTTGGAGGAGCAAAAAGCAGAAGGTAGTGGCCTTGTCAAGCGCAGAAGCTGAATTTAGAGGCATCAAGAGTGGACTCACTGAAATCCTGTGGCTCAGAAGAGTAATGAAAGAGCTAAACCTCGACTCAAAAAAGACCTGCAAACTACTCTGTGACAACAAGGCAGCAATTAGCATTTCTGAGAACCCAGTGCAACATGATAGAACGAAGCATGTCGAGATTGATCGACATTTCATAAAGGAGAACCTTGAAGAGAAGATTGTAGAAATTCCATATGTGAAGTCTGAAGATCAACTAGCAGACATCTTGACCAAGGCCGTATCTGCAAAGAACTTTCACGAAGTtttgggcaagttaagttttGGGAATCctgtcacttaacttgaggggggaGTGTTGGAGATTAGAGAATATCTTGCAAAGAATGAAGAAGATTACCTTAAATCAGGAGAAGATTAGACGAGATATTTAGACGACAAATTAGGgagatttgattgaggaaatCTTACCATGTATAATACTCCCTAGGTCTATATATGATGTATCACTTCATTGTCAATATACAACACACAATTATACAATTCTACAATGAGCAACCCTCCCTTCCGCTGCTTGAGAGATCTCTCCAATCAGCACGGCCCCTTGATGCACCTCAAGCTCGGGGAGCGCAGCGCTATCATCGTCTCGTCGCCAGAGCTCGCGAAACAAATGCTAAAAGATCTCGACCCGCGCTTCGCCCAGCTGCCCGAGTATTTAGCCAGCAAGATCCTGTGGTACGCGGGCAGCGACATCGGCTTCAGCCCCTACGGCGAGTACTGGCGCCAGATGAGGAAGTTCTGCGTCAACGAGCTTCTCAGCACTAAAATGGTGCGACTCTTCCAATCGATCCGGGAAGACGAGTCAGCTCGGCTGGTCGAATACTTGCGCGAATCTTCTGGAAGCTCCGTGAATTTCACGGAGAAGCTCTTCTCCTTGTCGAGCTCCATCACCTTCCGCGCTGCCTTTGGCGCGGCGTGCAAGGATAATGAGGCGTTGCGGAAGTTGATTGAGCACACGATGGAGATGGTCGGAGGGTTTGAGATGCTGGATCTGTTCCCCTCGTCGAGACTCGTCGCCGCGctgagctggaggaggatgcgCCTCCTCAAGACGATGCGGCGCGAGCTCGACGTGATCATGGATGATATTATCGACCGGCATCGGAGAAATCGCGGCCGGAATTCGGAGTTTGGGGGTGAGGATTTGGTTGATGTGATTCTTAGGGCTCAGGAGGAAGAGCTGCTCCAGTTTCCAATTGATAACAATAACATCAAGGCGGTCTTGTATGTAAGTATATATCTCTTCTCTTCAAATATGTAATACTCCCTTCCttcctgaaattttgtcacatttttctattttcatccgcctcacaaaatttgtcacatttcactttttactatttttggtaatggacctcacACATTCCGCTAACTTATTCCTACTcacattaaattataaaaataatactttaaaagtagaacccacatcctaccaacttttttgactcactttccattacatttcttaaaggtcaaactgtgacaatatttaagggacggatgaagtaattTGTTTTTGGACACATTCCATCCTAATGGAGCTTGATGATATGCAGGATGTTTTCACAGCTGGAACTGATACTTTTTGTATAAtcttctatttatattaattttcattttagatAGATGCTTATTTTTATCATGTTTATTTCTTGGGTAGCGGTAGTTTTTTTTGGCGTTCTTTCTTACTAATTTATCAATAAATTGAGTGCATGTGTAGAAAGTCTAGAGACTCTGGTtgtataatttaatatttttggcGTTCCATGCcttcattttttatatgtatCCACTAAATAAATAAGATGGCGTTCCGGTGTTGTACTATTGTATAAGCTCAATCTTGTTGACtcttttattagtattatataaataaataatattccaGCATACAACCAGCAGATCTGGACCGCACGATTTGAAAATCTCACGGCTGGGAGAGCGCCACATATCCAGCGTTATTTTCCCCAAACCAAGCGATGAAGGGCAAATGTGTCATTTGAGTCATTGATCCATCTTATATATAGTGTGAGAAAGATTAAGaacatatcatcgatacttaaaaataaaaaataagtaaatcTTAAATATGGCAAACAATTCGATAAAGATAAAGCTTCAAGGCAAAGTAGTCATCGTTACCGGCGGCGCCAGCGGCATCGGCGAGACCATCGCCCGAGTCCTGGCCGATCACGGGGCGCGGGCGGTGGTGATCGCCGATATCCAACCCGAAAAGGGCCGCGCTGTGGCCGAATCCATCGGCCTGCAGCGCTGCAGCTACGTCCAATGCGACGTGGCCGACGAGGAACAAGTTGCGGCCATGGTGGAATGGACGGCGACGACCTACGGCGGCCTCGACGTAATGATCAGCAACGCCGGTACTGTCAGCAGCCTCCCTCAGACCATCATGGATTTGGATTTTTTGGAATACGAGCGCGTGATGCGCGTGAACGCGCGTGGCATGGCGGTGTGCGTGAAGCAGGCGGCGCGTAAGATGGTGGAATTGGGGACGAGAGGGTCTATCGTCTGCACGGCGAGTGCGACGGCGGAGAAGGCGACGGTGAACGTGACGGACTATGTGATGTCGAAGAGGGCGGTGTTGGGGCTGATGCGGTCGGCTAGCTTGCAGCTCGGGAAGCACGGGATACGGGTGAACAGCGTGTCGTTGGGTGTGGTGCTCACGCCGCTTGCTGCAAAGCAGGGGATTGAGACGCCGGCGGATGTTGACAAGTATATCAGCCGCTACACGAGCTTGAAAGGGGCGACGCTCACGGCCGAGAATGTGGCGGATGCGGTGGCGTTTCTGGCTTCGGATGAGGCGGCGTTTGTCACCGGCGTTGATTTGGCTGTGGATGGTGGGATGATTGCCATGCCATTCGACCTCTCAAACTAATGCATGcttcttaattttatttaatttatgttgAATCTGAGTCTTGTAATTTAATTAGTTGAGCGATATGCAAGCTCCgttccgggttttctttgtcGGTTCTTTCCCGGGCCGTATTATGAGAGTCGAACCGCATTTAGGTACTATAATATGGAGTCTCTTTAATTCAATAAGAAATAcaatcatatttatattttcatcCAAGTTCTCTTTACTATTCTATGGCAGGATTAGGGTTTTAGTCCATACTTAATAGGATTAGGGTTTTAGTCCATATTTAATGATTTAGTTAAAAAATGAACGGTCAAACGCATTTTGACCTGTCTAACGAGTTAAATTAATGGACCAAAAGCTAACACATTGTTAAGGTTATTTCCCTAACATGTCGTGTGTGATCGGCGGCCTTCGGCTCGGTGATCAGATAGAGCGTAAGTCTGCTGGGGTCTTTTCGTCGGCAAACTAATGCAATTTTTAGGGCTTTCTCGTGAAGGAGACAAGAGAATGAAAATAAtgacaaatttttatttatacttaaccttagggttggttcgactctCTTTTGCAGAAAAGAACCAACAAAAAAAATCGGGAGAAAGGTTTATAAATAAATCAGTTATACTGAGACAGaaggataaataaataaaataaaagtaattaatCCTAAAGTCCCACATATAATCTCGGTATCGGTGCGGAGCTCGGTTTTGGCATTTTCGTCTTGGGCTCTTCGCACTGGGCCTATCTGCCACAGGCTGCTCAGCGCTTGTGGTCCTCCGGATTGGGCTTAGGTGTTGTGATGGTTGCATCtctgttacggacgttctccgtaacgaggccggttaactaacttctcggagtgataaggtgatcgaaccttcgacaAGCTCGAATGAAAGGTCACGATTTGCTGTTTCACGGACGTGTTCCGATGACAGCAAAGAGAGAACTAAAATTACGCTCGTTGCTCAAGCTAGGTttagagaaaatatttcattcattcattgattgattgattacaatgatataatctctcctatttataatactagaatactactaccctaacttaatgaacaagaaacaaatatctaaacaaatatgagaaagatatggtgaataaaggaaaactaaataattggaaGATCATAagagatatgatcgtatcaactcccctacggttgaaatccaccttgtcctcaaggtgtaAACCACAAAGCaacgacgagagttgaaagcaaaagctttggcgaggcgtctcctcctggatcaaacacatatcgaacaactgaatatctccctttatcacctttgtcaaaaatcaacaaaggagacccaatgttGTTGGAAAAATTCCATGCCACAACGAAAAGCTTGTTCACACTTCTCAGAATGCTCAAACATGGAGCACCTCCTCTCTTAAAccaacaattctcaacatccgTCGATGACATTTGAGCAACATTGAACGATGatattatcttctccacttcactaatagaaccatcctcctctttatcttctagcaatgacTCCTCCTCTTCACTAATATCTAGGTTGTACAGCTGCAAAATTAGGGCCGGTGGGGGCGGGTCATCGTGTAACAATTCACCCTCATCTCTACTGACGTCAGGGCAGCACGACGGTGCTGGTGGAGTTGAAGGCGGAACAGCAGCGACAACAGGTAGCGAGGGGCTAGATGGATCGTGACAGAGATAAGGATGTGAGAGGCGTCGGGATTCCACGGCATGAGGATTTCGTGGGGGCATGTCCGACAAATAGGGTGGGTGCCTTAAAGTCGAGGTCGTGTATTGCCTCGGCTGCTCGTATGAAGAATCCAAGTCGGTGTAGGGCGACTTCCGGTATAGCGGTGGTTCCGGCAGCGGAGGAGCACGAGTTTCTCCAACACGGTGACTGGAAGTTTGGAAGGGCGGATCCCAGCCAGTTGGACGACGCCTAGGCGCTCCTGAATCGAAATCCGCATAGGGTTGTCGTCCATAAGCTGCTTTTGACGCATGCAAATTTTTCACACGGAGATCGATTTCTTCACATTGTGATTCCAGCCTGGACTCTAATTTGTCAAATCAGGCCATGATCTTCTCTAACCCGGCGGAGAAAATCTCGCTTGATCCCGGGAAGGCGCGCGGCGGATTGCTTCCTTTCGGATTATCGCGCAGGGAAAGCCCCGGTTGACCATCCCCGCGAGGGGTCATCGCCGACAAACGACCCGACGGATCGGGgtatccaagtggtgtgagacgtagggtgattctggatcaggccatgacggcggacggagtacttccacccggctgctcggagggtcccaacaggTTACACGACGAGATTGGaccggctggtagggacggaatggctgtgtggcctaAGGGAAGTTGTATTGATGACGGCGgtagccggcgtagtcgtatgacatgttaaCGGACTGAAGCGTGGGTGTGGTAGAGATGGTGGTGATGCGGCTGacgtttttttttatattggtgatTTGTTTGGGGGATACGGATGAACGAAGACAGAGGATGAGCACGGGATGAAAGCACtagttgttacggacgttctccgtaacgagtCCGGTTAACTAACTTCTCGGAgtgataaggtgatcgaaccttcgacaAGCTCGAAGGAAAGATCAC
This window contains:
- the LOC121759079 gene encoding premnaspirodiene oxygenase-like, with amino-acid sequence MSNPPFRCLRDLSNQHGPLMHLKLGERSAIIVSSPELAKQMLKDLDPRFAQLPEYLASKILWYAGSDIGFSPYGEYWRQMRKFCVNELLSTKMVRLFQSIREDESARLVEYLRESSGSSVNFTEKLFSLSSSITFRAAFGAACKDNEALRKLIEHTMEMVGGFEMLDLFPSSRLVAALSWRRMRLLKTMRRELDVIMDDIIDRHRRNRGRNSEFGGEDLVDVILRAQEEELLQFPIDNNNIKAVLYVSIYLFSSNM
- the LOC121758190 gene encoding (+)-cis,cis-nepetalactol synthase NEPS3-like, encoding MANNSIKIKLQGKVVIVTGGASGIGETIARVLADHGARAVVIADIQPEKGRAVAESIGLQRCSYVQCDVADEEQVAAMVEWTATTYGGLDVMISNAGTVSSLPQTIMDLDFLEYERVMRVNARGMAVCVKQAARKMVELGTRGSIVCTASATAEKATVNVTDYVMSKRAVLGLMRSASLQLGKHGIRVNSVSLGVVLTPLAAKQGIETPADVDKYISRYTSLKGATLTAENVADAVAFLASDEAAFVTGVDLAVDGGMIAMPFDLSN